A genomic segment from Gracilinanus agilis isolate LMUSP501 chromosome 1, AgileGrace, whole genome shotgun sequence encodes:
- the CCIN gene encoding calicin gives MKLEFTEKNYNNFVLQNLNKQRKRKEYWDMAVNVDDHVFFAHRNVLAAVSPLVKSLISSNDMKNTDELFITIDSNYLSPSSVEQLMDYFYSGKVVISEQNVEELLRGAQYFNTPRLRIHCTDFLLKSIKRNNSLRYLFLAELFELKEVSDCAYAGIRDNFYYWVSHEGSGCFMQCPPVIFGRLLRDENLHVQNEDQALTSLLHWVLFKKEDREKYFKKFFTYINLNGVSNKTLIFASNKVGGIENSNALALIENVLLDRKQEKPTRLLNFQRKGALLDAVVILGGQKAQGKFNDAVFAYIIEEDIWLKLTEMPYKAAALSATSMGKYIYISGGTTEQISGLKTSWRYDMDENSWTKLPDLPMGLVFHTMVTCGGVVYSVGGSVAPRRYISNIYKYDERKEVWNLVGKMSIPMDGTAVITKGNRHMYIVTGRCLVKGFISRVGVVDCFDTCTGEVVQCITFPIEFNHRPLLSFQQDNILKVHSHRQSVEINLQKIKASKTASCVPLLPNNCALDVSHAVCPIGDNKVFVCGGVMSGNDTHNKDYTINKNAYLLDQKTGEWKIITPPPEALDCPACCMVKLPCKVLRRIDNI, from the coding sequence ATGAAACTAGAATTcacagaaaaaaactataacaacttTGTCCTTCAGAACCTCAACaagcagagaaagaggaaagaatactggGACATGGCAGTGAATGTGGACGATCATGTCTTCTTTGCCCATCGCAACGTGCTAGCTGCAGTCTCCCCCCTGGTCAAGAGTCTTATCTCCAGCAATGACATGAAGAACACAGATGAGCTCTTTATCACCATCGATTCAAACTACCTGAGCCCTTCTTCTGTGGAACAACTCATGGATTATTTCTACAGCGGGAAGGTGGTGATTTCTGAGCAGAATGTGGAGGAGCTGCTGAGAGGAGCCCAATATTTCAACACACCTCGACTAAGGATTCATTGCACTGACTTCCTGCTCAAATCCATCAAAAGAAACAACTCTCTTCGCTACCTGTTCTTGGCTGAGCTCTTTGAGCTGAAAGAGGTTTCTGATTGTGCTTATGCTGGCATTCGGGATAATTTTTACTACTGGGTCAGCCACGAAGGGTCGGGCTGCTTCATGCAATGCCCCCCTGTGATCTTTGGGAGGCTGCTTCGGGATGAAAATCTGCACGTGCAGAATGAGGACCAggcccttacctctctcctaCACTGGGTACTTTTCAAAAAGGAAGACCGGGAGAAATATTTCAAGAAGTTCTTCACCTATATCAACCTAAATGGAGTCTCCAACAAAACACTCATATTTGCCAGCAACAAAGTGGGAGGGATAGAGAACAGCAATGCCTTAGCCCTGATAGAGAATGTCTTGTTGGACCGAAAGCAAGAGAAGCCAACCAGACTCCTGAATTTCCAAAGGAAAGGAGCCTTGTTGGATGCTGTAGTGATTCTGGGGGGTCAGAAAGCCCAGGGAAAATTCAATGATGCCGTGTTTGCTTACATTATCGAGGAGGATATTTGGCTGAAACTCACTGAGATGCCATACAAAGCAGCTGCTCTCAGTGCAACTTCTATGGGTAAGTACATTTACATTTCTGGTGGAACCACGGAGCAGATTTCAGGCTTGAAAACCTCCTGGAGGTATGACATGGATGAAAACTCCTGGACCAAACTGCCTGATCTACCCATGGGGTTAGTCTTTCACACCATGGTGACCTGCGGGGGAGTCGTGTACTCTGTGGGAGGAAGTGTTGCTCCAAGGAGATATATTTCCAACATCTACAAATACGATGAAAGGAAGGAGGTTTGGAATCTGGTGGGGAAGATGAGCATCCCAATGGACGGAACTGCCGTGATCACCAAGGGAAACAGACACATGTACATAGTGACAGGGAGGTGTCTGGTGAAAGGGTTCATTTCTCGAGTAGGGGTGGTAGATTGCTTTGACACTTGCACTGGGGAAGTAGTGCAGTGTATCACCTTCCCCATTGAGTTCAACCACCGGCCTCTCCTGTCTTTTCAGCAGGATAACATCCTGAAGGTACACAGCCACAGGCAGAGTGTAGAAATTAACTTGCAGAAGATTAAAGCCAGTAAGACTGCCAGCTGTGTGCCCTTGCTGCCCAACAACTGTGCCCTGGACGTTTCACATGCAGTGTGTCCGATCGGTGACAACAAGGTGTTTGTATGTGGAGGTGTCATGTCTGGGAATGACACACATAATAAAGATTACACTATCAATAAAAATGCCTACCTGTTAGACCAGAAGACTGGGGAATGGAAGATTATCACTCCACCACCAGAGGCCCTGGACTGTCCAGCATGTTGCATGGTCAAACTGCCTTGCAAGGTTCTTCGAAGGATTGACAATATTTAA